GGGGAGGCAGAAGCGCCTCCTCCCTGCCGAGAGCCGAGGCGACGACCGAGGGGGAGGAAGACTCCTCACCTTGCCCCCGATGAGGGGCGGATCATGCCATGGCAGCGCCGGCGAGCgacagcggcggcggcggcggcgagcggAGCCCAACCAGCAGCCCCGGGAGCTCGACAGGAACCGGGGTCGCCGCGGCGGGAGCCCGGGACGGCGGGGACGCGGCCGCTCGGAGCGCCGCCGTGACCGTCCCCGGCCTGCCTCCGCTCGAGGACTACGAGTGCAAAATCTGCTACAACTACTTCGACGCGGACCGGCGCGCGCCCAAGCTGCTGGCGTGCCTGCACACCTTCTGCCAGGAGTGCCTGAGCCAGCTGCAgctccgcgccgccgccgccgccgcctctgcgAGCGCCGCGCCTGAGCGCCCGCTGCGCCCGCCGCCCTGGCACGGCCCGCCCGGCGCCATCGCGTGCCCCGTGTGCCGCCACCGCACGCCGCTGCCCGACAGCCGCGTGCACGGCCTGCCCAACAACACCAAGCTCGCCGAGGCCTTCCCTCTGGCCCTGCGCGCCGCGCACGACCCGCTGCCCCAGGACCGCCTCCCGCCGCTGCCcgcgcgccgcgccgcgcccgccgccgccgccctgccgcccgccccggccccggccccggccccgccgccgccgcccgcggaGGACGCCGCTCGCGAGCCCCGCGCCCGCGCCGGCCTGCGCGCCCCGGGCGCCTACGAGAGCTGCCAGAACTGCAAGCGCGCCGCGCTCACCGCCGGCTGCGTGTGCGTcgtcttctccttcctctccatgGTGGTGCTGCTCTTCACCGGCCTCATCTTCGTCAACCActacggcggcggcggcggcggcgggggggcaCCTCCCGGCGGCGGGGCGCCCCCTGGCGCTGCCCCCGCTGCCGGGTCGCCCTCGCCCGTGGGGCCCATCTGTCTGTCGGTGGCCAGCATCCTGGCGCTCTTCTCGGTCGTCGTCACTTGGGTCATCTGCTGGCTCAAGTACCGGCCCGAGGGCGCGGCCGCTGGCtcggcggggggcggcgggggcggcccgAGGGCGCGGGCGACGGCTGGCGGCGGCGCGCGGAGGAGCGACACGTAACGGGGCCTCAAGCCGGGCCTCCGCCAGCACCTCCAGCCCCCGCGCGGCCcgagaggaggggggggggggcctccggCTCCGCGCGCTCGAGCTGCGCCCCCTCCGTGCGGCACCGGGACGCCCGGCCACCACCGGGCCTCGGCGTCGCGTCTCTCAGGCCTCCCACGCCCCGCCTCCTCCGCGCGGGGTCGGCGACGGACCCCGAGGAGGCGGGGGTGCTGCTGGGGAGTCCCGTCTCTGTGGACTGTGCAAGATCGCCCTCCGCTTCACGCACCACCCAGGTCCTCGCCAGAGTGCACGGCCGTCCTTCCCCCGAGTCCGAGGATttgcaaagagaaggagaagaggagtgggccccccgccgccccgcccgaGAGCTGATTTTCTGGCTGCCGCGACTGGAGAGTTTCAGGGGAGAGGTGCGCGCGCGCACGTCTGCCGCAGTTGTGAAAGGACTTGAATTGTCCAGAGCAAGGATGAATGAGATGTCCACGTGAAACAAGGGTGTCCCCGCTTCCTGGCTGTCCTGGAAGGCGAGTGAGCCCGGGGCGCTGAGAGTGAAGTCCACTCCCCGGGGACACGGCGCGGGAGAGCGGGGCGGCGGCACACAAGGCCAGCCGCGCGCAGCTGGgcgccccccgccctccccggcAGGTGCGCAGCGCGCCTGCGCGCTGGGGCTGCCGCCACTCAGCCGACGGGAGAGGTGGCGGCGCGCGCAGGGCTGCCGGTGCCGCGGCTCCCAGCTCGGCGGAGTCCAGAAGTCCCATCCTGAAAACTTAGGATTGTTTTATTCACAGTGTTACTATACCAGGAAGTCATTTCATCTTCTGTAACTGGACTCAGGGAGCTTAAAGAGCCcgttctctcttctcctctcaaaACTGACTTACTGTTGCCCCCACCTGGAAGATACTGAAAGCTATTCACGCAGAATATAAGCTGTAggcttcctctgccttttttcttcatttcgtttttaaaataatttattctagaATGTATACATCTGGAAATTTTGTGCATTTAAATTTCCAGGGAAGTGTTTGATAAGCAGTAATATTTCTCCCGTACCTCCAGTCCAAATACATTTCAAGATTAGGAGCAGAAAATAAAGGCGTGTTAGTGATTGGTTCAAGATTTTATACCGTGAACTACTGACTTTAAATTatctgataaaatagaaaatagctcCCAAAGACAAAACTGAAAAGTCTTTCTTCCTCTGATTACAAATATATGTCACACTTACcgggaaaatattattttgaatttaactGTTTGATATTGGAAATCACTAAAAGGTTCACATCGGTCATATTAGatgaaaaagaatacatatcTACCTGATTTTCTAACTAAAAAGATGTATTACGAGTGTATGTTGCAGGTGGATTAGatgcctttttaaagaaaaaaaaacccactgtttcaaatgtattttatatgaaaacattCTTTATTCCATCTCTTCAAATTTGGAATAAGACAAAGTTTTCATGTCTGAAAACCACAGAAGCTGTTGAGGGTATGCTATTATTCCTCATGTATTTAATGCAAGCTGTCTGCATGGTATCCTGACGTTATTCTATTAACTGAACTTGAATGGAGCATTTGTATCTATCATAGAGTGAAGTAATTTATTGGTCACTGATAAGTGATATGGCTGCAATTTAGGAATTGCAATATGGTGTGTTTTATGTCTGCGTTGTCTTAATAAAAACGAGAagcatttatagaaaaaaaacctactttcatgaaatttatttcatGGGGAAATTGCTCCGAGTTATTTATGGCACTCTTCGTGAAATACTCATCCCCATCCGAATCCTAATTTCACATTTTGAATGAGGCTGAGAGAAATAAGTCACACATGGGAGGAATGTACATCGCGAGGGCGGGCATTTTATGGAATTGTTTCTAGGGTTTCACAGGACTTCTGAAGGCCAAGGGAGATCTATCCATTGTATTTTGAAGGGAGAAGCAGCTTACCCATCCACTAATATAACATCCACTAAAACTAAACTCTGCTGTCAGATTTGGTTCTCAGTTTCTGCTAAATGTTTTCAGGTTCCTAATGTTTTTATGTTCCTAATACTAAGAGTCACATTTCAGAAACTAGCTTGGATTTGTTTACACCTCCAGCAAGTAACTTGTGTTACTTCTCTGTTCGTTTTTATCTGTTACTCTTTGTTTACTTCCAGTTCTAAGATTCTGTTTGCATTCATAACTGTTTCGTTGCACAAGTAGAtctacacgtgtgtgtgtgtgtgtgcgtgctacCGACAGAAGTTGGCTTTGTGTATGTAATGATGTgttcacatgtgcacacacacctgttTGTTACTTCACACTCTCAAATTGGCAACCTGGAAGTCTGTCTAAAGTTATTTGGGGACCAGCTTGCTTCTTATAGAGTTTATTTACATTCCACAGAGGAAGGTACACCAAGGACATAAACTGAATTATTCCTTGTAAATGAGAAAGATGTCTGAATCGCCTCCGTCACAGTACAAGCCACATTCTGCTTCCTTCTTAGGTTGCACATGTAAATTTCTTATAATGAGAAATTTGAGCTAGAATACTCCTAAATATAGGAGTCAAAATAGACACAGTTAGTAGTTCAGTACCTAAACATggtgagatttattttttcttggctgACTTTGTATTGCAGCTCATTTCTGACTTCCTTATCAGGAATTAAGCGACAGGACAGAGCAGCGGAAAACATGTGTTCAATTTCCAGTTGCTTTCTGTTATTCAAGtagtccccattttgcaggtgtgCTTTAGTCATCCTAAAGCACTTCCTACATCATGTGGGAAGTCCTGGTATACCAGCTCCTAAGACAAAGCAGTTTAAAAGGTAATTCTTGAAATGGTCCCATGAGTTGTAGAGAGGGCTCCTGATGACAGTGAGTGCTTTCCTCCCTTCTCATGGAAATTCTCACCTTCTTGGAAGTGCCTGACCCAATTCTGGACACATCTCCACCTCATGAGTGTTAACTGCCAATAAAATCACTGTAAAAAGCCagccctgggggctcctgggtggctcagtcagttaggactcttcgttttggctcagatcatgatctcgctgttcccgaGTTCGACCCTtacatgaggctctgcactggcagcatggagcttgcttgagattctctctctttctctctctctctctctctcaaaataaataaacttaaaaaggcaGTCCTTCTCTGGCTTGCACACCTGCTCAAGAACTTATGGTTTCCATGGTCCAGGTTCTGCTTAGGTTCTGGAGCATCAGGTTAGAGTTACCATCATGATTCTGTAAAGCCTACATTTCAAGCAAAAGAAACTCATCTTGCAGGTCATAGATTAAATCCTCAGCCTCTGAATGCAATACGATTTGGTAAACGGTATCCATATCTAGAAAGAACATTGGTGTGGGATCTAAAGGCTAGGAGCAGCACCCAGGAGATGTGAGTCCATACAGGCTCTCCTTTCTTTGAAAGACCTGATGATTaatttaacctctttgagcctcggGCTCCCTCTGCTACAAGATGGGAACACCACGTATCAACCCTGCTTACTTTATAAGACTGGCTTAAGGACTTGTATACAACACAAGGGCATATGAGTGAAAATGCTTTGGAAACTGAAGCCctacctattgggatgagcattaggtgttgtatggaaaccaatttgacaataaattaaatattaaaaaaaaaaaaaaggaaactgaagccctgTGCGGATCTATGGCCTTGTTTTCACTCAGATTTCCTAGGGTCTAATATCACCTCTCCAGAGAGGTCTGCTGCGATCACTCTATGCCAAGGGAATATCtaccaaaattttcttttttcttagcacTTATTACTGTCTCCAGTGGTCTTATTTAATGGTTACATGCTTTATCTAAAACTCCAGGGCAGATCTTGCCCTCAATCTCTAAGGGCAGGATCCTTGTCTGGTCACACACTTTACCCACAAAACCTTAGTCAGCCCTCAGCATACGGGTAAGTGGCAGAGTTTTTTAAGTTGGCCGAATGGGACCCCCTGGACTGAATGTTAAGCAGCTTGATTCCCCTTAATAACTCCTGAGACCCTGGGGGGCTTAGGTAAACAATTGCTTTTCCTGATTTCATAAGAATTTTTGAAAGGTGAAAAAATATACTGGAAAACCACTTTGATTTTTCAGAGCAATCAGTTCATCGCAGTGAAAATCCTAAGTGTGTTATATTCAGTGACAAGACAGTGGAGAGGCTGAAGGACATTTCACCTCCATTTCCGATCATTTTCTGCATTGTGAGATTTCAAGGTATGCCTCCTTTTGGCTTGCTTCTTTTAGGACCATGACTGCTCAATCTCCTGCAAAGCTAATAGCACCTGCATTGGTGGGACATGTTTACTGGGCAGTGAAATTTCCCCGCaacactgaatttaaatttcTCATCGTTCGTTATGTgcctttttaattctttcatctttgctattttaaaaatgtaccctTCATAGACCGGCTAAATTTATGATCTTAACAGCTGAGTAACCCCTCCACCCCATGATTCCGTGACCCAACTCAACCTCTTTAATCATTTATTTCCCATTAGCTAatatttgtgttttacatttctgCCATGATACACAGTTGATTAAATTCATGTATTAGGCAATGAATTGCATCCCTGCTATGtatgcatttacatttctttccctttgaaaCAATATGTTTTTATTGTATGCATTACAGTGTAATTGTGAGGAATATCTAGTATTTACTATAGTAACTATTTCTCAAATAAAGGTTAAAACTGACTGCAGCCAGATCTTAATTTGAAGTTATATGAATGGGGAAAGTGTGAGAGAGATTTTATCTATCTTTTGCTAGATCTCTTTTGATTGTCCATTTAAGAAAAGCTTGGTAATGTATACCATAAACATGTTTGTCTCCGTCAATCAAACTTGAGGCTTCTGTCCTCTTAGGGAAAACTAAAATGTGCTCAAGAGAAACAAGTTTGTTTCTGTGATACATTTACCATCATTCCTGATtataaatcaggaagaaagagtgtttaatatttacatttgggGAAAGCAAAAGTGTTCCATATTCAATTTCCAAGAATATTCCTAGGagctcaagaagaatgtgtacacttcctttagaaaaaaaaaatgtctttcatgtAAAATTGGATTTTCTTTGGTTTAGAAATACCACATCTCCATGGGGTGGAGTAAGGGAATgttgaagacagaagaaagaaggtagaaaagataTGCAAAAAGCTTCTCCCCGCTCCTAATATTTAAAAgacacatttcaaaataaagaggagagaaagtgTTTAATCACTTCAAGAACAGAACACTAGGTATGATCTTGaccaattactattttttaaaaaaccatggcAATCCAAGGGCGACTCAATTATCTCCCACCACAATGACAGACTTATCTGCATCGTGTAGAAATAACACATTTATAAGTCTACTGTGTGTGGgtttaacaatattttattgtcaaaCTTGAGTGGTAGAGAACAATTACACCTGACTTGTAGTTTGGGGGAAGAATTGAGTCCAAGTGAGAAATAAACAGTTACTGCCCAGGAAGAATCTTTGGGACCAATCTCTGCACAGCAACTGATTTGTTCATTGAGACCATTTCTTGTTAAATTCACCCGCAGCAAACTTGTCACCAGATGCTAACCTTAGCAGAAGTTCTCAACGCTGACCGCAGGTTAGAATTacctggagctttaaaaaaaaaaaaaaaaaaaaaaaaaaaaaaaaaaaaaaggcacgtGTCTGTCCCCAGAGACAAATAGTTAATTGCAGGAGGGGAAgtgcatcagtattttttaaaaggcgcCCCAGGTGATTATACTGTGCAGCAAGATTTGAAAGCCATTGTATTCCACAACGTTTTTATTGAAATACGACCTTCTCCTTAATCTCACTTTAATGAACTAAACGCCACCAGGTCTCTTAGAAACTTGGAGACTGGAAAAATGCTTGGATTTTGCAAGTGGTCAAAATTTAGCTAACTGGTTTGGGTGACTATGTAATCGTTGgttttggtctctctctttctctcggtctcacacacacacacacacacacacacacacacacacacactcttgttGACTTTGTGTTCCCAGGaaagttaaacaaatatttgcatcTCCATTTGACGTGCTGTGATCTTTCCTAATGCAGGGCGGGTGCCGCTGCGACTCCGGGCCCCATAAGACTCCCCTGTTCCTGCAAAATGGGTGAGTGCTCTCCAGGACCCCTGAGTCATCAAAATTCAGTGACAGTGTGAGGATTTGAGGGCGGATTATCTGGATAACCAGGAAAGTCTCGAGGTTAAATTAACAAAACCTTGCCAGTGACAGCTGTGAGTGTCATCGCCAGTGACAGCTGAAGGAATCTGCTGGTCGCCAATAGGATGGTTGTAGAGCAGATCTAGTGGtgtcatgttttaaaacattcacTAGGAGAACTATTAAATGCTTTGAAAAGACCCTTCAGAGCAGTCATTCAGAGTGCAAATTAATTCCACGATGTTGGATCCAGGTGTAAATGGATTTGCTCTGAGACCCAGTTTGCTGCCcggtgggtgggagggtggggattACCTCGATTTCTCTACTTTTGGACTCGGACGCCGCCCGCCCGTGGTGGCTCCCAGTTGAGCCCGAGGACTctgaggcgggggaggggaagcagggccGTTGGAAAGCAGTTGGCTGTCCCTGGTTATTCCCGGGGACTGCCCACCCCGGGGGCCGCCACCTGGACAGGTTCCCTGGGGACAGGTCCTAGGGCGGCAGGGGGAATCCCGCATCCTGGGGCTGGCCTGAGTCCCTCATCTCCAGTAGCCTCCTGGGCTGGAGAGATTCTGAGGCAGCTTGGGGTGACAGGCTGATCCCCACAAGGCTGGGGCCAGCCACTGGAGCCTGTCCCGTTCTCAGTCCCTTGCTCCAATCCTCCGCCTCGCGACCCGCGGGCACTTGTGATCCAGAAGGGCAGACAAGAGAAGCCGGGATGAAAGGCACAAGGACGCTCTCAAGTGACCGCTGGTTTCGCGCAGTGCGGTGGTGGTGGGGACCAGTTTGCACTGTATCTTGTCGACCCCAGCATCCAAAACCTCCgctcagtttgtttgtttgcgtTTGTTTGGAACCTGGTCTTCAGCCCAGCCCTAACGCCCTGCATTTTGTGACTGCTCCTCCCGCATTGCGGGGCCTGTTATTTGTGATCCGATGATGTATTTACCATCCCTGAATGCCCACATGACCTTCCCAGGGCCTCCTCAAAGCTCTGAGTTCGCACCTGTTCTTAAAAATAGCGGAGAAGCTCAAAATACggagataaagaagaaaagagacgcAGAGTGGGGTGGCCGTCGCAGCCTGCGAAGGACTTGGAGTGGTGTTAGCtcagtccttccttcctcctgtgctTTCTGGGCTGTCCAATACCCCCATTCCCCCACAGCTTTCAAAGACACAAAAGGTGTCCAGACCAACACTGCCTTTGTCCGGGGCAGGCCAGCTTGTCGCGAACGTGAAGGGTGGGGGCTTGGAAGTACCTGAAGAGTCCTTGGGTTTCCTCTAGTCAATTCCTTGGAgctcccccccaccacacacacacacacacacacacacacacacacacacacacacacacgcagatgCCGCACCAGCTTCCCACCGAGACTTTACAGGACCACCTGTCGGTCCAGCAGAAGGCGATGTTCGCCCCTGGGCTGGGAGCCTAGGAGGACTTCATAAGCCCCAGTGACGACACATTCCAGATTTATAGCCAGTCTTCAGGGAGTCAGGAAGACTTGGATTCTTTCTGCAAATATTCAGCCCGCCTACCACATGTCTGGCCCGAATTAGAGGCAGGTGGATGATACCAACCTGTCTCAAGTTCTTCTCCGCATGGAATATGGGCTAATAAGTTCTCCCTGGGAGTAAGAAAAAGGGTTGGTTAACATAAGCAAAAATTTTCAGTAGGATTGTATCATTCAGTACGTTTTAAAGGGAGAGTGAGATGGAGTAgattaccacattcttttcaagagaGATAAGATAGGGCGGTGCCTCCCAGAAACATTAAAGGTAACTTTAGTTGAAATTTATTTACAACcagaacaaagcaaacaaaggaGAGGTTAAATATTGGGCAGCCCCCAGATCTCATCCCTTTGGGGTTTAATCAGAGTGGTGAAAACCTacggctttcttttttttttttaattaattttttaaattttatttttttaagtaaactctccTCCCAATGTGGAGCTGAAAGTCACCACTactccgaaatcaagagtagcattctctacccactgagccagccaggcaacccagAAACCTATGGCTTTCTAACTGATCAGGACTGTCAACAAAatgccctgggttcaaatcttagctTTGCCACTTCCTAGCTCTGTGGCTAgggcaagttaattaacctctctgtgccccctttttccctcattttaaCTAGATACAATCTGGTTATTTGGAGAAGTTGTAAAACTGTAAAGTGCTTTGAACAATGCCAGCACCTTCAAAGTGCTCAATactattatataatacatatatagcattatataacatataatagtACTATAATATTATAGTAACATAATAAGCATAAAATAGTAATATAATGTTAATGTATCATTGTCATCGAGGACTGTTGTCACCGCATAACGGACTTATGTTCTCCCAAAATATATTCGAATTCTTCCAAAACAGCTTATTCAAGATTGGGAATCCAAGAAGCTGGTTCAAGATACACTAGGCCTTCCAAGGTCTCATGCTGCCAACCCCAGGCCACCGGTCCTCAGAGAAGTCTCCTGGAAAGTGTGGTCCAAATCCTGGGAGTGAGGCTGAGAGAAGCCAGAGCAGTCTTTGGTGGTAGACAGTGGATGAGGGAATCCCCTTCCTTGGTTCCTCCCTGGCAACTTCTGTAACTGATACTTTAAAAGGGTTTGTTTCAAGGGTTGATTTTATTCATATCCATCCTTTCTCCCATCACCCTGCCCTTCGTCAATGTGTAAGCTGGCAAAACTCCAAcctgcatttcatttatttttgacataaatgaatttgaaaacctTGGGAGCAAGCCATATGGAATTATTCTTAAGTCAATATTAAGCAAGGGTATATGTGacatgtctggcacatagtagggttACAACTATTGTACTTCCTTTCCTAATGTCCTTTTCTCCGTCTCACTCCCCTATATCCCGCTATCCCCAATATACAAGTGTGCCCTTCATGCTCACGTATTCTGGAATAGTGAAATGGGGATTCTGGTTACTTCCAGTGCAAATGTGTCCTTCATATCAGAAACAGTCCTTCATCGTTGTGTAGTATGAATCCACCTTGATCGACACCAATTGGGATTCATTGTATCAGAAATATCTTGGAGCGCCTctgtagctcagtgggttaagcattggacttttgattcaggctcaggtcctgatctcaccgttagtgagttcaggttagtgagttcgagccttgcatagggctccatactgacactgcagagcttgcttgggattctctctccctctctctctctgcccctcccccctctctcaaactaaataaaacttaaaaagtgatttttttaaaaaaagcagtatCTTAGTCATACTGTTTCTTCTGCAGTCatactctttttctccttcccttcctctttccctctttcctttctctttctcaccttccctctctctctccctccttcctctccccttttcatactgttttcataCTGTTCATACTGTTTCATActtttcatactgtttttcatactGTTTCTTCTGCAGTCAtactctttctccttcccttcctctttccctctttcctttctctttctcaccttccctctctctctcccttcgtcctctccccttttctgtttaaacaaattttaatgtttatttacttgtgacAGAGAGAgtcggagcatgagcaggggaggggcagagagagagggagacatagaatcccgaagcctgacgcagggctcagggctcagggctcagggctcagggctcagggctcaaactcacagatcttgagattgtgaccatgatgctcaaccgactgagccacccaggtaccccgccCCTTTTCTGATTTAAAGCAATCTTCTCCCTTTCCAggagtttcccccccccccccatcccaagCCTTCCATTCTGACGGTACTTCCTTCTTTTTGAGCCCCAAAAgcttctttcatttctccttcccaGGGTGACCTGCCACTCTGGTCCTGAATGCCCCAGGGTCTGGCTCCTGCCTTCCTGGGTCACCGCCACCCCCCATGAAACCACACTGTTGGCTCTTTTAAAACTGGGGCTTCCTCGCCAATCAGATGAGTAGAGTgcagcccctgcccccgccccagggAAATGTGACCTTGTTCTGAGGGACCTGAAAGTATCATTTCTATTCCAGGGGTGACTCTTACGACCCCATTGTGACAGGGCAGCCTGGGCTTTGTGAGACCCTCTTCAAACAGCTTTGGAGATTGAGAACTTAGGTCTGGAGATGCCATAGGGATTCCCTTTCCACTAAGCCTGCTCAGCTCTCTCATAGTtacacagtttctttttttctcctctgctagGTAGCTCCAAAGTTTTGTTTCATTAGTAGTTTTTGTGATAAGAACTGCTCCCTCTAGCTGGGCGGTATATCTGCACACTTCTGAGAGAGCTGTGGCCTCTTTTCCGGCCCCCGCTTCAGGGCTCCAGTCTGTTGCCTCCACTTTATCTGTTGGGTCCCTCGGTCCCAAATCTCCgcagagaaaaatgttttcaaagcctTTATATCAGTAATTTGTGGAGCCTTGTGAAGACACTCTCTCCTGAATGTTCCTGTTTTCCATGTATCTCAGAAGACCACCAGCTGGAGAATGATAACTGGTTCTCTAGGATACTGGGTTTCTCTGGAGatttccctctcccattccccaAGAGGTGGGGGCAGCTGCCCAAATCACCCAGGAGACACATACATGTCTGCCCCTACGGTGTGAAACAGGGCACTTCTACCTCTTCCAACATTTCCCCTGCCTGGAAGGAATTTCCTCCTGTTTGGGGATGGGAGTGACAGGTCCTGTGACAGGGAGTCAGCCAGGGGGGGGCCTAGACAGGAAGAAGCTGGGCTTTCGTTTTCTTTCAAATAAGAATACAATTTGCAGACAATGGGGGCCAAGCTGAGGGCCCCCAAACCCAGCGTGGATTTTTGAGCCACAACTATGGGCTCAAgctgtgggaagggaggagaCCAGGAAGTCCCAGTCTCCGGAACCTCCAAAGGTGACATCTGCCTTCCTCccggaggcagagagagggttgGTCCTAGGAAGCCTCCACCTGTTTGTGAGAAGATTCAATCCTCCCTGTCACTACTTTGGTAGCCTGAAGGAAGTGTCTTCTCAGAAAGAGGACATCTGCAGGTTTGGCTGGCCAGAGCCTGCCCGAGTTTTCCACGGCTTCGGAATGCTCAGTCACTCACTACTGTAGTCAGTGTATATGGTTCCTTCACTCCATCCCTTTGGCCTTACCCTTCCCCAGatgctccttcctgccctcccttctcttcaGAAAGCTACCTCAGAGGACCTGCTCAGGCTTCTGTGGCTGAAATAACAAGGCCCCCCACCCTACTCCAGCGGTTTatgcccacccctcctccctcaagTCCTTCAGCACCTCCAGACTGAGCCACATTCTTGCAACCAAT
The sequence above is drawn from the Neofelis nebulosa isolate mNeoNeb1 chromosome 2, mNeoNeb1.pri, whole genome shotgun sequence genome and encodes:
- the LOC131497312 gene encoding RING finger protein 223; amino-acid sequence: MAAPASDSGGGGGERSPTSSPGSSTGTGVAAAGARDGGDAAARSAAVTVPGLPPLEDYECKICYNYFDADRRAPKLLACLHTFCQECLSQLQLRAAAAAASASAAPERPLRPPPWHGPPGAIACPVCRHRTPLPDSRVHGLPNNTKLAEAFPLALRAAHDPLPQDRLPPLPARRAAPAAAALPPAPAPAPAPPPPPAEDAAREPRARAGLRAPGAYESCQNCKRAALTAGCVCVVFSFLSMVVLLFTGLIFVNHYGGGGGGGGAPPGGGAPPGAAPAAGSPSPVGPICLSVASILALFSVVVTWVICWLKYRPEGAAAGSAGGGGGGPRARATAGGGARRSDT